The Scophthalmus maximus strain ysfricsl-2021 chromosome 7, ASM2237912v1, whole genome shotgun sequence genome includes a window with the following:
- the panx2 gene encoding pannexin-2 produces the protein MQNILDQNLDMATALLAGEKLKELILPGSSQDEKCGMLAGLMVQLKLELPFDRVVTIGTVIIPILLVTLVFTRNFAEESIYCYTPHNFTRDQALYARGYCWTELCDAVPGVEPHLWPSLFEHKFLPYALLAFAGIMYIPALGWEFLASTRLTSELNFLLQEIDNCYHRAAEGRAPKIEKQIQSKGPGITERERREIIENAEKEKSPEQNLFEKYLERRGQSNWLAKLYLGRHLAIICLSSIPISYLSAYYARQRQNEFTCALGEPPDISSYPELKLRVNCKLPAVQLQRIMAAVDIGLLCTMNLIILINLLHLFVVRKSNFVFDKLHKVGIKTRRRWQKSQFCDINILAMFCNENRDHIKSLNRLDFITNESDLMYDNVVRQLLAALAQSNHDATPTMRDSGIQTLDPNMDPSDLGMGEMAGEPLVTKRPRKKIKWIPSSNPLPQPFKEPLTMTRLENNGKPEKPKQLRRKTVGDNFIAPLVDSKSTQHPLTKDLSFMEKKHTRNFSLDVHPYMLTIRKPKVEATIVAPLPSAHNIDAVYLEGTHSIVHVSGAITATKVCSPESTNATFATVTLPTTTYVNGVSPNPPSSEDPLSPKASPTPREPLIQAENPESQTPPLTRAPTHQLLSIHHTLFEEEEDEEHRRDRLAERPGELIAAGEC, from the exons ATGCAGAACATCCTCGATCAGAACTTAGACATGGCCACCGCTCTGCTCGCCGGCgagaagctgaaggagctgaTCCTGCCGGGCTCCTCTCAGGATGAGAAGTGCGGCATGCTGGCCGGCCTCATGGTGCAGCTCAAGCTGGAGCTGCCCTTTGACCGCGTCGTCACTATAGGGACGGTCATCATCCCCATCCTGCTGGTCACCCTCGTCTTCACCAGGAACTTTGCAG AGGAGTCCATATACTGTTACACACCGCACAACTTCACCAGGGACCAGGCGCTGTACGCGAGAGGCTACTGCTGGACAGAGCTGTGCGACGCCGTGCCCGGCGTGGAGCCGCACCTCTGGCCGTCGCTGTTTGAACACAAGTTCCTGCCCTACGCCCTGCTGGCCTTCGCCGGAATCATGTACATCCCCGCCTTGGGCTGGGAGTTCCTCGCCTCCACGCGGCTCACCTCGGAGCTCAACTTCCTGCTTCAAGAGATCGACAACTGCTACCACCGAGCGGCCGAGGGCCGAGCCCCGAAGATCGAGAAGCAGATCCAGTCGAAGGGGCCCGGCATAActgagcgagagaggagggagatcaTAGAAAAcgcggagaaggagaagagccCCGAGCAGAACCTGTTTGAGAAATACTTAGAGAGACGAGGCCAGAGCAACTGGCTGGCTAAGCTTTACCTGGGACGCCACCTGGCTATTATCTGCCTCAGCTCTATCCCCATTTCCTACCTGAGCGCCTACTACGCCCGCCAGAGGCAGAACGAGTTCACCTGTGCCCTGGGTGAGCCCCCGGACATTAGCAGCTATCCAGAGTTGAAGCTCAGGGTCAACTGTAAGCTACctgctgtgcagctgcagcgcATCATGGCAGCGGTGGACATAGGCCTGCTCTGCACCATgaacctcatcatcctcatcaactTGCTGCATTTGTTCGTCGTGCGCAAGTCCAACTTTGTATTCGACAAACTGCACAAAGTCGGCATCAAAACGCGGCGGCGCTGGCAGAAGTCCCAGTTCTGCGACATCAACATCTTGGCCATGTTTTGCAACGAGAACAGGGACCACATCAAGTCACTCAACCGGCTGGACTTCATCACCAACGAGAGTGACCTCATGTACGACAACGTGGTCAGGCAGCTCCTGGCCGCGCTCGCACAGTCCAACCACGACGCCACACCCACCATGAGGGACTCGGGGATACAGACGCTCGACCCCAACATGGACCCCTCTGATCTGGGAATGGGAGAGATGGCCGGGGAGCCGCTGGTCACCAAAAGGCCCCGCAAGAAGATTAAATGGATCCCAAGCTCAAATCCTCTTCCTCAGCCGTTCAAG GAACCCCTTACCATGACACGTCTGGAAAATAACGGCAAGCCTGAAAAACCCAAACAGCTCAGACGGAAGACAGTCGGCGACAACTTCATCGCACCACTCGTGGATAGCAAGAGCACACAACACCCATTAACAAAAG ATCTTAGCTTTATGGAGAAAAAGCACACTCGCAACTTCTCCCTGGACGTCCACCCCTACATGCTGACCATCCGTAAGCCCAAGGTGGAGGCGACGATCGTGGCGCCGCTGCCCTCGGCGCACAACATTGATGCGGTGTACCTCGAGGGCACGCACAGTATCGTTCACGTGTCTGGCGCGATCACAG CGACTAAGGTGTGCTCCCCAGAATCGACCAACGCTACCTTTGCTACAGTGACCCTGCCCACCACGACGTACGTGAACGGTGTGAGCCCCAACCCGCCGTCCAGTGAGGATCCACTCAGTCCCAAGGCCTCTCCTACGCCACGGGAGCCCCTCATCCAGGCAGAAAACCCTGAGTCTCAGACACCGCCCCTGACCAGAGCCCCCACACACCAGCTGCTGAGTATACATCACACTCTcttcgaggaggaggaggacgaagagcaCCGCAGAGACAGACTCGCGGAGAGGCCGGGGGAGCTCATCGCCGCCGGGGAATGTTAA